Proteins found in one Streptomyces sp. NBC_00461 genomic segment:
- a CDS encoding stage II sporulation protein M → MDLDVFVTAHRAEWDRLDALLKRQRRLTGAEADELVALYQRTATHLSLIQSSAPDPQLTGRLSQLVARARSAVAGTRRASWRDVTRFLAHGFPAAVYRSRRWWVPTALLSIAVAVLLGWWIGTHPEVQSTIAAPSELRELTRPGGQYETYYSSHPAASFAAQVWTNNAWAAAQCLILGVFLGLPVLWILFQNMLNLGVGFGLMSSAGRLDTFLGLVLPHGLLELTAVFVAAGTGLRLGWTLIDPGPRSRRTALAEEGRAAVGMAIGLALVLFVSGAIEGFVTPSSLPTWARIGIGAAVELAFLAYVFVLGGRAARAGETGDVEAAERSATVPMAA, encoded by the coding sequence ATGGACCTCGACGTCTTCGTCACCGCTCACAGAGCGGAATGGGACCGCCTCGACGCCCTCCTCAAACGGCAACGCCGCCTCACCGGTGCCGAGGCCGACGAACTCGTCGCGCTCTACCAGCGCACGGCCACCCACCTCTCCCTGATCCAGTCCAGCGCTCCCGATCCCCAGCTGACCGGACGGCTCAGCCAACTCGTGGCACGCGCGCGCAGTGCGGTGGCCGGCACCCGACGTGCCTCCTGGCGAGACGTCACACGCTTCCTGGCCCACGGGTTTCCTGCCGCGGTCTACAGATCGCGCCGCTGGTGGGTCCCCACCGCGCTCCTGTCCATCGCCGTCGCCGTCCTCCTGGGATGGTGGATAGGTACTCACCCCGAGGTGCAGTCCACCATCGCGGCCCCCAGCGAACTGCGCGAGCTCACTCGTCCCGGCGGCCAGTACGAGACGTACTACTCGAGCCACCCAGCGGCGTCCTTCGCCGCCCAGGTCTGGACGAACAACGCCTGGGCCGCCGCCCAGTGCCTGATCCTGGGCGTCTTTCTCGGCCTGCCCGTCCTGTGGATCCTCTTCCAGAACATGCTCAACCTGGGAGTCGGCTTCGGCCTCATGTCCTCGGCCGGCCGTCTCGACACCTTCCTGGGGCTGGTCCTCCCGCACGGCTTGCTCGAGCTGACCGCCGTCTTCGTAGCCGCCGGCACGGGACTCCGCCTCGGCTGGACCCTCATCGACCCGGGCCCCCGCTCCCGGCGCACGGCTCTCGCCGAGGAGGGGCGAGCCGCCGTGGGCATGGCGATCGGTCTCGCGCTCGTCCTCTTCGTCTCCGGCGCCATCGAAGGCTTCGTCACCCCCTCAAGCCTGCCCACCTGGGCCCGAATAGGCATTGGCGCCGCCGTGGAACTCGCCTTCCTGGCGTACGTCTTCGTCCTGGGCGGCCGAGCGGCCCGGGCCGGGGAGACGGGCGACGTCGAAGCAGCGGAACGCAGCGCCACGGTGCCGATGGCCGCCTGA
- a CDS encoding RDD family protein, with translation MSELVTGEAVALELRPARLPSRGLAVLLDLAVAVVVYVVLTIALVAATASLDEAAQTAVSIASFVLVLVGGPIAVETLSHGRSLGKMACGLRVVRDDGGPIRFRHALVRGGIGFVEIVMTFGVIACIASLVSARGRRLGDVFAGTLVVRERMPVVSTGFVPPPPLWLAGRFSEVDLSAVPDGLWLAVRQYLTRMQQLDPQVGSAMAERLASDLAARTGTPVPQGVPSAAYLAAVVQERQAREVRRAVANGTSPGGQAVLPGSSGRPAGFSPVTEPSPATQVARAAAAPTGSQVEPPADRPSSGASGRAESSGFVPPA, from the coding sequence GTGAGCGAGCTGGTGACGGGCGAGGCGGTGGCATTGGAGTTGCGCCCCGCGAGGCTGCCCAGCAGGGGGCTCGCGGTGTTGCTCGACCTGGCTGTGGCGGTGGTCGTGTACGTCGTGCTGACCATTGCGCTGGTCGCTGCCACGGCTTCGCTGGACGAGGCGGCGCAGACGGCGGTGTCGATCGCGAGCTTCGTGCTGGTGCTGGTGGGCGGGCCGATCGCGGTCGAGACGCTCAGTCATGGGCGCTCTCTTGGAAAGATGGCGTGCGGGTTGCGGGTGGTGAGGGACGACGGCGGGCCGATCCGGTTCCGGCATGCGCTGGTTCGGGGCGGGATCGGGTTCGTGGAGATCGTGATGACGTTCGGGGTCATCGCCTGCATTGCGTCCCTTGTGTCGGCTCGTGGCCGGCGGCTCGGCGATGTGTTCGCCGGGACTCTCGTCGTGCGGGAAAGGATGCCCGTCGTTTCGACGGGCTTCGTGCCTCCGCCACCGCTCTGGTTGGCCGGGAGGTTCTCGGAGGTTGATCTGTCAGCCGTTCCCGACGGCTTGTGGCTCGCGGTCCGTCAGTACCTGACGCGGATGCAGCAGCTGGATCCGCAGGTCGGCTCGGCCATGGCGGAGCGGCTCGCCTCGGATCTCGCGGCTCGTACGGGGACGCCGGTTCCGCAGGGTGTTCCTTCGGCGGCGTATCTGGCGGCCGTGGTGCAGGAGCGGCAGGCCCGGGAGGTACGACGGGCAGTCGCGAACGGCACATCACCCGGGGGCCAGGCTGTCCTGCCGGGCTCCTCCGGGCGTCCTGCGGGATTTTCTCCGGTGACGGAACCGTCTCCTGCGACTCAGGTCGCGCGGGCGGCCGCCGCGCCGACCGGTTCGCAGGTGGAGCCGCCTGCCGATCGTCCGTCCAGCGGGGCGAGCGGGAGAGCCGAGTCCAGCGGGTTCGTGCCGCCCGCGTAA
- the ahcY gene encoding adenosylhomocysteinase, with amino-acid sequence MTTVDNRQDFKVADLSLAAFGRKEITLAEHEMPGLMSIRKEYAEAQPLAGARVTGSLHMTVQTAVLIETLVALGAEVRWASCNIFSTQDHAAAAIAVGPNGTPDNPQGIPVFAWKGETLEEYWWCTEQALTWPNTPTGGPNMILDDGGDATLLVHKGVEYEKDGKVPSVDTAESDEHRVVLELLHSTISDGSQRWTQLASEIRGVTEETTTGVHRLYEMHRDGTLLFPAINVNDAVTKSKFDNKYGCRHSLIDGINRATDVLIGGKTAVVCGYGDVGKGCAESLRGQGARVIITEIDPICALQAAMDGYQVTTLDEVVDKADIFVTTTGNKDIIMASDMAKMKHQAIVGNIGHFDNEIDMAGLAQIPGIVKDEVKPQVHTWTFPDGRVLIVLSEGRLLNLGNATGHPSFVMSNSFADQTLAQIELFTKPDEYPTDVYVLPKHLDEKVARLHLDSLGVKLTTLRPEQASYIGVDVEGPYKSDHYRY; translated from the coding sequence ATGACGACTGTCGACAACCGACAGGACTTCAAGGTCGCCGACCTCTCCCTGGCCGCCTTCGGCCGCAAGGAGATCACCCTCGCCGAGCACGAGATGCCCGGCCTGATGTCGATCCGCAAGGAGTACGCCGAGGCGCAGCCGCTGGCCGGCGCCCGCGTCACCGGCTCCCTGCACATGACCGTGCAGACCGCCGTCCTCATCGAGACCCTGGTCGCCCTGGGCGCCGAGGTCCGCTGGGCGTCCTGCAACATCTTCTCCACCCAGGACCACGCGGCCGCCGCCATCGCCGTCGGCCCGAACGGCACGCCCGACAACCCGCAGGGCATCCCGGTCTTCGCCTGGAAGGGCGAGACCCTGGAGGAGTACTGGTGGTGCACGGAGCAGGCGCTGACCTGGCCCAACACCCCCACCGGCGGCCCGAACATGATCCTGGACGACGGTGGTGACGCCACCCTCCTCGTCCACAAGGGCGTCGAGTACGAGAAGGACGGCAAGGTCCCGTCCGTCGACACGGCCGAGTCCGACGAGCACCGCGTCGTCCTCGAGCTCCTGCACAGCACCATCTCCGACGGCTCGCAGAGGTGGACCCAACTCGCCTCGGAGATCCGCGGCGTGACCGAGGAAACCACCACCGGCGTCCACCGTCTGTACGAGATGCACCGCGACGGCACCCTCCTGTTCCCGGCGATCAACGTCAACGACGCCGTCACCAAGTCGAAGTTCGACAACAAGTACGGCTGCCGCCACTCCCTGATCGACGGCATCAACCGCGCCACCGACGTCCTCATCGGCGGCAAGACCGCGGTCGTCTGCGGCTACGGCGACGTGGGCAAGGGCTGTGCCGAGTCCCTGCGCGGCCAGGGCGCCCGCGTGATCATCACCGAGATCGACCCGATCTGCGCCCTGCAGGCGGCGATGGACGGTTACCAGGTCACGACCCTCGACGAGGTCGTCGACAAGGCCGACATCTTCGTCACCACGACGGGCAACAAGGACATCATCATGGCCTCGGACATGGCCAAGATGAAGCACCAGGCCATCGTCGGCAACATCGGTCACTTCGACAACGAGATCGACATGGCCGGCCTGGCGCAGATCCCGGGCATCGTCAAGGACGAGGTCAAGCCGCAGGTCCACACCTGGACGTTCCCCGACGGCAGGGTGCTGATCGTCCTGTCCGAGGGCCGCCTGCTCAACCTGGGCAACGCCACCGGCCACCCGTCGTTCGTGATGTCCAACTCGTTCGCGGACCAGACCCTGGCCCAGATCGAGCTGTTCACCAAGCCCGACGAGTACCCGACCGACGTCTACGTGCTGCCCAAGCACCTCGACGAGAAGGTCGCCCGTCTCCACCTGGACTCGCTCGGCGTGAAGCTGACCACGCTCCGCCCCGAGCAGGCCTCGTACATCGGTGTCGACGTCGAGGGCCCGTACAAGTCGGACCACTACCGCTACTGA
- a CDS encoding fructose-specific PTS transporter subunit EIIC: MTIPAGPPPTGGGEGESRSVKLLAVTACPTGIAHTYMAAEKLAQAAASRGIDMKVETQGSIGAENVLDDNDVSTADGIIVAADKDVDLSRFVGKRVLKVGVAEGIHHPERLIEQVRSAPVHRPGGAAASPSTSGGRERSVGYKALMNGVSYMIPFVVVGGLLIAISLSLGGHADPSGGLVIPKDSFWMDVNNIGVIGFTLMVPILSGYIAYAIGDRPALVPGMIGGWIANTGSLYDSKAGAGFIGAIVTGFLAGYLVLWIKKVKVPKFVQPIMPIIVIPILATTALGMFFIYVIGKPISWVFEHLTSWLSGMTGTSAILLGAILGLMIAFDMGGPVNKTAFLFGAGLIATGNQTVMGMCAAAIPVMPLGQGLATLMRKRLYTEQERETGLASLFMGCFGISEGAIPFAAARPALVIPANMLGGAVAGAVAGIAGVKDAVPHGGPIVAVLGAVSGVPMFFVAVVVGTVATALTTVALVDISERKRRAEPVVGAGVAGVEPASPLVPAGVGASSGSGARAVVAPQAVRGSASAGAGSGGGNSAPEGEPTGSADADADAGTGAEGAERADVLSGYLTERTVKIRLDAQEKEAAIREMAVLLARGGKVTDEDELVRTALRREEQGSTGLGEEIAIPHARTDAVTAPVVGFARSEEGVEWGSMDGTKARLVFMIAVPEAAAGDEHLRILALLSRKLTDAGFRGRLTAAADERAVLDVLGEIG, translated from the coding sequence GTGACCATTCCGGCCGGCCCTCCCCCCACGGGCGGCGGCGAAGGCGAGAGCAGGAGCGTGAAGCTGCTCGCCGTGACCGCGTGCCCGACCGGCATCGCACACACGTACATGGCCGCGGAGAAGCTCGCGCAGGCCGCCGCGAGCCGCGGCATCGACATGAAAGTGGAGACCCAGGGATCCATCGGGGCTGAAAACGTCCTCGATGACAACGATGTCAGCACCGCGGACGGGATCATCGTCGCCGCGGACAAGGATGTGGACCTGAGCCGTTTCGTGGGCAAGCGGGTGCTCAAGGTCGGGGTGGCGGAGGGTATTCACCATCCCGAGCGGCTGATCGAGCAGGTGCGGTCGGCACCCGTGCACCGGCCGGGGGGCGCGGCTGCGTCGCCCTCGACCAGTGGTGGCAGGGAGCGGAGCGTCGGGTACAAGGCGCTGATGAACGGGGTCAGCTACATGATCCCGTTCGTGGTGGTCGGCGGGCTGCTGATCGCGATCTCGCTGTCGCTCGGCGGGCACGCGGACCCCTCGGGCGGTCTGGTCATCCCGAAGGACTCCTTCTGGATGGACGTGAACAACATCGGCGTGATCGGCTTCACGCTGATGGTGCCGATTCTGTCCGGGTACATCGCGTATGCCATCGGTGACCGGCCGGCGCTCGTGCCGGGCATGATCGGTGGCTGGATCGCGAACACGGGGTCGCTGTACGACTCCAAGGCGGGCGCGGGCTTCATCGGGGCGATCGTGACCGGATTCCTCGCCGGGTATCTGGTGTTGTGGATCAAGAAGGTCAAGGTCCCGAAGTTCGTGCAGCCGATCATGCCGATCATCGTGATCCCGATCCTGGCGACGACGGCGCTCGGGATGTTCTTCATCTACGTCATCGGGAAGCCGATCTCGTGGGTGTTCGAGCATCTGACCAGCTGGCTCAGTGGGATGACGGGCACGAGTGCGATCCTGCTCGGCGCGATTCTGGGGCTCATGATCGCGTTCGACATGGGCGGGCCGGTCAACAAGACGGCGTTCCTGTTCGGCGCGGGGCTCATCGCGACCGGCAACCAGACGGTCATGGGCATGTGTGCCGCCGCGATCCCGGTCATGCCGCTGGGACAGGGCCTGGCGACGTTGATGCGCAAGCGGCTCTACACCGAGCAGGAGCGGGAGACGGGTCTCGCGTCCCTTTTCATGGGGTGTTTCGGGATCTCCGAAGGCGCGATTCCGTTCGCGGCGGCGCGGCCCGCGCTGGTCATTCCGGCCAACATGCTGGGCGGCGCGGTGGCCGGTGCGGTCGCCGGGATCGCGGGTGTGAAGGACGCGGTGCCGCACGGCGGACCGATCGTGGCTGTGCTGGGTGCGGTCAGCGGCGTCCCGATGTTCTTCGTGGCGGTGGTGGTCGGCACGGTGGCCACGGCGCTGACGACGGTGGCCCTGGTCGACATCAGCGAACGCAAGCGGCGCGCGGAGCCGGTGGTCGGTGCGGGTGTGGCCGGTGTCGAGCCGGCGTCACCGTTGGTCCCGGCCGGCGTGGGTGCCTCGTCGGGTTCGGGCGCGCGTGCTGTCGTTGCGCCGCAAGCCGTGCGTGGATCCGCGTCGGCCGGTGCGGGCTCGGGTGGGGGGAACTCCGCTCCTGAGGGGGAGCCGACTGGTTCCGCCGATGCCGACGCCGACGCAGGTACCGGTGCCGAAGGTGCCGAACGTGCCGATGTTCTCTCCGGCTATCTCACCGAGCGGACCGTCAAGATCCGGCTCGACGCGCAGGAGAAGGAGGCTGCCATCCGGGAGATGGCAGTGCTGTTGGCGCGCGGCGGCAAGGTGACGGACGAGGACGAACTCGTGCGGACCGCGCTGCGCCGCGAGGAGCAGGGCAGCACCGGGCTCGGCGAGGAGATCGCGATTCCGCATGCCAGGACGGACGCGGTGACCGCGCCGGTCGTCGGGTTCGCCCGGTCCGAGGAGGGCGTCGAGTGGGGCTCGATGGACGGTACGAAGGCGCGGCTGGTGTTCATGATCGCCGTACCCGAGGCGGCGGCGGGCGATGAGCACCTGCGGATTCTGGCGTTGCTGTCGCGGAAGTTGACGGACGCCGGGTTCCGGGGGCGGCTGACCGCCGCGGCGGACGAGCGGGCCGTGCTCGATGTGCTGGGTGAGATCGGGTGA
- the lepB gene encoding signal peptidase I: protein MARRGRGLGIAALVVGLLGLMPAIGTFVYGRSAYGVGTQPSGSMAPTYKAGERIVWEQVDGSEVRRGDVVLFSAPDRYGAEGVHMQRVIGVGGDRVACCTLVGSQERVTVNGKPIKEPYVSGGDADGGHGQYDVKVAQGRLFLLGDHRADAMDSRFFAKDHGGTVPVDAVRGRMTDNRTILVLLGSALLLGAVLFLTGIGLGIGFLVVRRRKAPPVPPAPWPTQPVQV from the coding sequence ATGGCGCGCAGAGGGCGGGGACTGGGGATCGCGGCGCTCGTGGTGGGGTTGCTGGGGTTGATGCCGGCGATCGGCACCTTCGTCTACGGGCGCAGTGCGTACGGCGTGGGCACGCAGCCCAGTGGGAGCATGGCGCCGACGTACAAGGCGGGCGAGCGCATCGTGTGGGAACAGGTGGACGGCAGCGAGGTGCGGCGCGGAGACGTCGTGCTGTTCTCCGCGCCTGACCGCTACGGCGCGGAGGGCGTCCACATGCAACGGGTGATCGGGGTGGGCGGCGACCGCGTCGCCTGCTGCACGCTCGTGGGCTCCCAGGAGCGTGTCACCGTGAACGGTAAGCCGATCAAGGAGCCCTACGTCAGTGGGGGCGACGCCGACGGTGGGCACGGGCAGTACGACGTGAAGGTGGCACAGGGGCGGCTGTTCCTGCTGGGCGACCACCGCGCCGACGCGATGGACTCCCGTTTCTTCGCCAAGGACCACGGCGGAACCGTGCCCGTGGACGCCGTGCGGGGCCGGATGACGGACAACCGTACGATCCTGGTTCTGCTGGGCTCGGCCCTGCTGCTCGGCGCGGTGCTGTTCCTCACCGGGATCGGGCTGGGCATCGGCTTCCTGGTGGTGCGGCGGCGCAAGGCGCCGCCGGTGCCGCCGGCGCCCTGGCCCACCCAGCCGGTTCAGGTCTGA
- a CDS encoding cation diffusion facilitator family transporter, giving the protein MSASGGTRAIVAALGANLAIAASKFVAFAFSGSSSMLAEGVHSLADSGNQALLLIGGKKAQREATPQHPFGYGRERYIYAFLVSIVLFSVGGMFAIYEGYEKIRHPHQVEHWYWPVGVLVFAIIAEGFSFRTAIKESNELRGTLSWSQFIRRAKAPELPVVLLEDFGALIGLVLALGGVGLALLTGDGVWDGIGTVCIGVLLVLIALVLAAETKSLLLGEAAGTEDVKKIEDAVVDGATVTGIIHMRTLHLGPEELLVAAKIAVQHDDTAAEVASAINAAETRIRAAVPIARVIYLEPDIYSESEAAKGPDREATPGGPAQHPAEH; this is encoded by the coding sequence ATGAGCGCGTCAGGCGGCACCAGGGCGATCGTGGCGGCACTGGGCGCCAACCTCGCGATCGCGGCATCGAAGTTCGTGGCGTTCGCGTTCAGCGGCTCGTCGTCGATGCTCGCCGAGGGCGTCCACTCGCTCGCCGACTCCGGCAACCAGGCCCTGCTCCTGATCGGCGGCAAGAAGGCCCAGCGCGAGGCGACCCCGCAACACCCCTTCGGCTACGGCCGCGAGCGGTACATCTACGCCTTCCTCGTCTCGATCGTCCTCTTCTCGGTCGGCGGCATGTTCGCCATCTACGAGGGCTACGAGAAGATCCGCCACCCGCACCAGGTGGAGCACTGGTACTGGCCGGTGGGCGTCCTCGTCTTCGCGATAATCGCCGAGGGCTTCTCCTTCCGCACGGCCATCAAGGAGTCGAACGAACTGCGGGGCACGCTGTCCTGGTCACAGTTCATCCGCCGCGCCAAGGCGCCCGAGCTGCCGGTCGTCCTCCTGGAGGACTTCGGCGCGCTGATCGGTCTGGTCCTCGCGCTCGGTGGCGTCGGGCTCGCCCTGCTCACCGGTGACGGAGTCTGGGACGGCATCGGCACCGTCTGCATCGGTGTCCTGCTCGTCCTGATCGCGCTCGTCCTCGCCGCGGAGACCAAGTCCCTGCTGCTCGGCGAGGCCGCCGGCACCGAAGACGTCAAGAAGATCGAGGACGCGGTGGTCGACGGTGCCACGGTCACCGGGATCATCCACATGCGCACGCTCCACCTCGGCCCCGAGGAACTGCTGGTCGCGGCCAAGATCGCCGTCCAGCACGACGACACGGCCGCCGAGGTCGCCTCCGCCATCAACGCCGCCGAGACGCGTATCCGCGCCGCCGTCCCCATCGCCCGCGTCATCTACCTCGAACCGGACATCTACAGCGAGTCGGAGGCCGCCAAGGGCCCGGACCGCGAGGCGACGCCGGGGGGACCGGCGCAGCACCCGGCGGAACACTGA
- the manA gene encoding mannose-6-phosphate isomerase, class I — MDRLDNTIRPYAWGSTAAIPTLLGVEPSGEPQAEMWMGAHPGAPSRTERGTLVEIVDADPEKELGPAAVAKFGPRLPFLLKILAAGGPLSLQVHPNLAQAKEGYEDEERRGIPVDAPHRNYKDANHKPELICALTEFDGLCGFRDPLQAADLLAGLGVDSLKPYVDLLHAHPEDAALREVLTAVLTADPEEMRHTVAAAAAACTRLGGRYAPYADIAHHYPGDPGVIAAMLLNHVRLQPGEALFLGAGIPHAYLSGLGVEIMANSDNVLRCGLTPKHVDVPELLRIVRFEAGDPGVLRPEASTDDEEVYETPIDEFRLSRYVLPEGGAPRDLTRATPQILLCTAGGVRADGHELGPGQSVFVPAGEKAEVSGAGTIFRATVIV; from the coding sequence ATGGACCGCCTGGACAACACCATCCGCCCCTACGCCTGGGGTTCCACCGCCGCCATCCCCACCCTCCTCGGCGTCGAGCCGAGCGGTGAGCCGCAGGCGGAGATGTGGATGGGCGCCCACCCGGGCGCACCCTCGCGCACGGAACGCGGCACGCTCGTCGAGATCGTCGACGCGGACCCGGAGAAGGAACTCGGCCCGGCAGCCGTCGCCAAGTTCGGGCCCCGGCTGCCCTTCCTCCTCAAGATCCTCGCCGCCGGCGGCCCGCTCTCCCTCCAGGTGCACCCCAACCTCGCCCAGGCGAAGGAGGGTTACGAGGACGAGGAGCGCCGCGGCATCCCCGTCGACGCCCCGCACCGCAACTACAAGGACGCCAACCACAAGCCCGAACTGATCTGCGCGCTCACCGAGTTCGACGGCCTGTGCGGCTTCCGGGACCCGCTGCAGGCCGCGGATCTGCTCGCCGGCCTGGGTGTCGACTCCCTCAAGCCCTATGTCGACCTGCTGCACGCCCACCCCGAGGACGCCGCCCTGCGCGAGGTCCTCACGGCGGTCCTCACCGCCGACCCCGAGGAGATGCGCCACACGGTCGCCGCGGCCGCGGCCGCCTGCACCCGCCTCGGTGGCCGATACGCGCCCTACGCGGACATCGCCCACCACTACCCGGGCGACCCTGGCGTCATCGCCGCGATGCTCCTCAACCACGTCCGCCTCCAGCCGGGCGAGGCCCTGTTCCTCGGCGCCGGCATCCCGCACGCGTACCTGAGCGGCCTGGGCGTCGAGATCATGGCCAACTCCGACAACGTCCTGCGCTGCGGCCTCACCCCCAAGCACGTCGACGTCCCCGAACTCCTGCGCATCGTCCGCTTCGAGGCCGGCGACCCGGGCGTGCTGCGTCCCGAGGCGTCAACGGATGACGAGGAGGTCTACGAGACGCCCATCGACGAGTTCCGGCTGTCGAGGTACGTCCTCCCCGAAGGCGGCGCCCCTCGCGACCTCACCCGGGCCACCCCGCAGATCCTGCTCTGCACGGCCGGTGGCGTGCGGGCGGACGGACACGAACTCGGCCCCGGACAGTCGGTCTTCGTCCCGGCGGGCGAGAAGGCGGAAGTGTCCGGAGCGGGCACGATCTTCCGGGCCACTGTGATCGTATGA
- a CDS encoding SIS domain-containing protein, translating into MLDESLLDTPEALSEADRRSLLRGAAEAGARVRTAARHAAEAGVADLKPDGRPRAVLIAGPGAAATCVADLLGTLAGPGSPVIRLAPTGVAPAAGALRWELPGWAGSVDLLLITTPDGSEPGLSLLADSAYRRGCTVVAVAPAHTPLTEAVESAHGLFVPMATAPYEQDERQFAASAPGVLWALLTPLLALLDRTGLVTAPPDAVEKIADRLDHIAERCGPAIVTYSNPAKTLAAELADSLPVVWTEGVSAGPAGRRFAAALAELSGRPAVVAELPEALAAHSALLAGPLAASADPDDFFRDRVEEAPALHARVVLLRDRPLGGLTAAPAARELALSHDTPISELEPEPGGELETLAELIAITDFAAVYLALASGA; encoded by the coding sequence ATGCTCGACGAATCGCTGCTCGACACCCCCGAGGCCCTCTCGGAGGCCGACCGCCGCAGCCTGCTCCGCGGAGCCGCCGAGGCAGGCGCCCGCGTCCGCACGGCCGCACGGCACGCAGCCGAGGCAGGCGTCGCCGACCTCAAGCCCGACGGCCGCCCGCGCGCCGTCCTCATCGCGGGCCCCGGCGCCGCCGCCACCTGCGTCGCCGACCTCCTCGGCACGCTCGCGGGCCCCGGCAGCCCCGTCATCCGCCTCGCCCCCACCGGCGTCGCCCCCGCGGCGGGCGCCCTGCGCTGGGAGCTTCCCGGCTGGGCCGGCTCGGTCGACCTGCTGCTGATCACCACCCCCGACGGCTCCGAACCAGGCCTGTCGCTGCTGGCGGACTCGGCCTACCGCCGAGGCTGCACGGTCGTCGCGGTCGCCCCCGCCCACACCCCGCTCACCGAGGCGGTGGAAAGCGCCCACGGCCTGTTCGTACCGATGGCGACAGCCCCGTACGAACAGGACGAACGGCAGTTCGCCGCCTCCGCCCCCGGAGTCCTGTGGGCGCTGCTCACGCCCCTTCTTGCTCTCCTCGACCGCACCGGCCTGGTCACCGCCCCGCCGGACGCCGTCGAGAAGATCGCCGACCGTCTCGACCACATCGCCGAGCGCTGCGGGCCCGCCATCGTGACCTACAGCAACCCCGCCAAGACGCTCGCCGCCGAACTCGCCGACTCGCTGCCCGTCGTATGGACCGAGGGAGTCTCGGCGGGCCCCGCCGGCCGCCGTTTCGCCGCCGCCCTCGCCGAACTCTCCGGTCGCCCGGCCGTGGTGGCCGAACTCCCCGAGGCGCTCGCCGCGCACAGTGCCCTGCTGGCCGGGCCGCTCGCCGCCAGCGCCGACCCGGACGACTTCTTCCGCGACCGCGTCGAGGAGGCACCCGCACTGCACGCACGCGTGGTGCTGCTCCGCGACCGCCCGCTCGGCGGCCTCACCGCCGCCCCCGCCGCCCGTGAACTGGCCCTCAGCCACGACACGCCGATCAGTGAGCTGGAGCCGGAGCCCGGCGGCGAACTGGAGACCCTCGCCGAACTGATCGCCATCACGGATTTCGCCGCCGTTTACCTGGCGCTCGCTTCGGGAGCCTGA
- a CDS encoding Trm112 family protein, whose translation MPLEAGLLEILACPACHAPLKEQEAELICTGEDCGLAYPVRDGIPVLLVDEARRPS comes from the coding sequence ATGCCGCTCGAAGCCGGCCTCCTGGAGATCCTCGCCTGCCCGGCCTGCCACGCCCCGCTCAAGGAGCAGGAAGCCGAGCTGATCTGCACGGGCGAGGACTGCGGCCTGGCCTACCCCGTTCGCGACGGCATCCCGGTGCTGCTCGTCGACGAGGCCCGCCGACCCTCGTAA